A region of Sphingobium baderi DNA encodes the following proteins:
- a CDS encoding TetR/AcrR family transcriptional regulator has protein sequence MPEKSSSRSISVRSVPATTRRRTGRPSSHEASDLDQAVLKAALAEFRDMGFAGASIERIARAAGLTRSAVYRRHGDKRQLFDHVLRLQIAQLEAQADAAILPSDDPLVALRRTAEAYCRFVTSPTAIDLQRIVIWGASAAMRKEMSAIPSLPSELADQVDRRIASAQAAGMLKPAPIDLWRTALLRLVTEGPRWQALTSAEPWTETRIREDFDRMWDIFIAMAGT, from the coding sequence ATGCCCGAAAAATCTTCTTCCAGATCGATTTCAGTTCGCTCAGTCCCCGCAACGACCCGGCGGCGCACAGGACGTCCATCATCGCATGAGGCCAGCGACCTCGATCAAGCCGTGTTGAAGGCGGCGCTAGCGGAATTTCGGGACATGGGCTTCGCCGGAGCTTCGATCGAACGAATTGCCCGCGCGGCGGGACTAACACGCAGCGCGGTCTATCGGCGACATGGGGACAAGCGGCAATTGTTCGACCACGTTCTTCGCCTGCAGATCGCACAACTGGAAGCACAGGCCGACGCTGCCATCCTGCCATCGGACGATCCGCTGGTGGCGCTACGCCGGACAGCCGAAGCCTATTGCCGTTTCGTGACCAGCCCTACCGCGATCGACCTGCAGCGTATCGTGATATGGGGAGCATCCGCCGCCATGCGGAAGGAGATGTCGGCGATCCCGTCTTTGCCGAGTGAACTCGCCGACCAGGTGGATCGGCGCATCGCATCCGCGCAGGCGGCCGGCATGTTGAAACCGGCGCCCATAGACCTGTGGCGCACCGCGCTCTTGCGGCTAGTGACGGAGGGCCCCCGTTGGCAGGCCCTCACCAGTGCGGAACCCTGGACCGAAACGCGGATCAGGGAGGATTTCGACCGGATGTGGGATATCTTCATCGCCATGGCAGGCACTTGA
- a CDS encoding phytoene desaturase family protein — protein sequence MSESYDVVIAGAGHNALITGSYLAKAGLSVCIVERKEKAGGSVATTEDFTGKGFHQDVCSVSHSMLMGNPLIRNDELELISKFGLEYANPEKMTVLYFDDDTHLEFWSDLDRTCASMAKISPKDADNFRRFCTQVDQTMDMLVMGMYSVPPSPGMQAMMMDATPEGQEMMRLQAISAWDLICEWIENPKIRIALARYASEAMLNPFDNGTGFGFYVILPYMYRFGTGICIGGSGALAEALGRCFIAHGGVIRLNSEVKEILIESGEAKGLILTNGETIRANKAVVAGLHIAQIFPHMVPGFELPPGFQHRVDTLKYADFQPMTVHLSLNEPLDFKYGNGIEDYFWVERCHSDVEEFRRGFQNLQYGIPDRNFACWVQQFRADPSRVPEGKGTVHIYAFMPLDLKEGGREKWDEIGAEIAQGFIDDLREQVTNLTDDNIIATHFMTPLDITRYNTSLVNGDIQHIGFFSWQLGGNRPVPGWGQYRMPVPKLYMTAGSTHPGGGVTGGPGRNAVQVIMEDLGLDFEKVSSN from the coding sequence ATGTCTGAGTCCTATGATGTCGTTATTGCCGGCGCTGGCCACAACGCATTGATAACAGGGAGCTACCTCGCAAAAGCTGGTCTGTCCGTTTGCATTGTTGAGCGCAAGGAAAAGGCTGGCGGTAGTGTCGCGACCACGGAGGACTTTACCGGCAAAGGCTTTCATCAGGACGTCTGTTCGGTGTCGCATTCGATGCTCATGGGCAACCCGCTTATCCGCAATGATGAATTGGAGCTGATTTCGAAGTTCGGGTTGGAATATGCCAATCCGGAAAAGATGACAGTCCTGTATTTCGACGATGACACACATCTGGAATTCTGGAGCGATCTCGATCGCACCTGCGCGTCGATGGCGAAGATTTCACCCAAGGACGCGGACAATTTCCGCCGCTTCTGTACCCAGGTCGACCAGACCATGGATATGTTGGTGATGGGTATGTATTCGGTGCCGCCATCCCCCGGCATGCAGGCAATGATGATGGATGCAACGCCTGAGGGGCAGGAGATGATGCGGTTGCAGGCGATCAGCGCCTGGGACTTGATCTGTGAATGGATTGAAAATCCAAAGATCAGGATCGCGCTCGCCCGCTATGCGTCGGAAGCTATGCTCAATCCCTTTGATAATGGGACGGGCTTCGGCTTCTACGTGATCCTGCCCTATATGTATCGTTTCGGCACCGGCATCTGCATTGGAGGATCAGGTGCGCTTGCTGAAGCGCTTGGGCGCTGTTTCATTGCTCATGGAGGGGTCATCAGGCTCAACAGCGAAGTAAAGGAAATCCTGATCGAAAGCGGCGAGGCGAAGGGCCTCATCCTGACCAATGGCGAAACGATCAGGGCGAACAAAGCAGTGGTGGCCGGCCTGCATATCGCGCAAATCTTCCCGCATATGGTGCCCGGCTTTGAACTGCCGCCCGGTTTCCAGCACCGCGTTGACACGCTTAAATATGCCGACTTTCAACCGATGACGGTCCATCTGTCGCTCAATGAGCCGCTGGATTTCAAATATGGCAATGGGATCGAGGATTATTTCTGGGTCGAACGCTGCCATTCCGATGTGGAGGAATTCCGCCGGGGTTTCCAGAATCTGCAATATGGCATTCCCGATCGCAATTTCGCTTGTTGGGTCCAGCAGTTCCGGGCCGATCCCAGCCGCGTGCCGGAGGGCAAGGGAACCGTCCATATTTATGCGTTCATGCCGCTCGACCTCAAGGAAGGCGGCCGCGAGAAGTGGGACGAGATTGGCGCGGAGATTGCTCAGGGCTTCATTGACGATCTGCGCGAACAGGTCACCAACCTCACCGATGACAATATCATCGCAACGCATTTCATGACGCCGCTGGACATCACGCGCTACAATACGTCGCTGGTCAACGGGGATATTCAGCATATCGGTTTTTTCAGCTGGCAGTTGGGCGGCAACCGACCGGTGCCGGGCTGGGGCCAGTACCGTATGCCCGTGCCCAAGCTTTACATGACGGCGGGCTCCACTCATCCGGGCGGTGGCGTCACAGGCGGCCCGGGTCGCAATGCAGTGCAGGTCATCATGGAGGATCTGGGACTGGATTTCGAAAAGGTTTCGTCAAACTAA
- a CDS encoding serine aminopeptidase domain-containing protein, with amino-acid sequence MGTPIELTIDVTEAAGLGMPAHVAVSVFLPDADGLAQPPVVCFAFPGGGYNRRYYSFDMPDGSGGGEAGYHNARGWIVVACDHLGFGDSTIPDDDKLDLDIVAAANDATVRAIMDRIEAGTLVDSFPAVPGATRIGIGQSMGGCFAIVAQGNHETFDGIATLGYSGIHTIVPTRPGQPEATWPWISRRSPLAAPKIYNLAALAASKGPQLGDAEALKEAARKGEHPFQWSFHWDDEPADWVTLDMEASAGLLDTLPPWRSATTPACGVYMVAPGAVALEAASIRVPVLIAVGERDVVPDPWAEPKAFKSASDVQLFVCPRMAHMHNFAHTRTLFWERIQNWGDGVARMRSLAATIAD; translated from the coding sequence ATGGGCACGCCAATCGAACTGACCATCGATGTGACGGAGGCAGCGGGGCTAGGCATGCCGGCGCATGTCGCGGTCAGCGTCTTTCTTCCCGATGCCGATGGCCTCGCGCAACCACCCGTTGTCTGTTTCGCCTTTCCAGGCGGCGGCTATAATCGCCGCTATTACAGCTTCGATATGCCCGACGGATCGGGCGGTGGCGAAGCCGGCTATCATAACGCAAGAGGCTGGATCGTCGTCGCCTGCGATCATCTGGGCTTCGGCGATTCCACCATTCCCGACGACGACAAGCTTGACCTCGATATTGTTGCTGCCGCCAATGACGCGACCGTACGTGCAATCATGGACCGGATAGAGGCGGGTACGCTTGTCGACAGCTTCCCGGCCGTCCCGGGTGCAACGCGGATAGGTATAGGCCAGTCGATGGGTGGCTGCTTCGCAATTGTGGCGCAAGGCAATCACGAGACTTTCGATGGCATCGCTACGCTGGGCTATAGCGGCATCCATACCATCGTGCCCACGCGCCCTGGCCAGCCTGAGGCGACATGGCCGTGGATTTCCCGGCGCAGCCCGCTCGCCGCGCCAAAGATCTACAATCTCGCCGCACTTGCCGCCTCCAAGGGACCACAGCTAGGCGATGCCGAGGCGCTTAAGGAAGCTGCGCGCAAAGGCGAGCATCCATTCCAATGGTCGTTCCACTGGGATGACGAGCCAGCCGACTGGGTGACGCTCGATATGGAGGCTTCTGCCGGGCTGCTCGATACGCTGCCTCCATGGCGTTCGGCAACCACGCCCGCCTGCGGTGTCTATATGGTCGCTCCCGGCGCAGTGGCGCTCGAAGCAGCCTCGATCCGCGTACCCGTCCTGATTGCGGTTGGTGAACGCGATGTCGTCCCGGATCCATGGGCCGAGCCCAAGGCATTCAAAAGCGCCAGCGATGTCCAACTGTTCGTATGCCCACGGATGGCGCATATGCATAATTTCGCGCATACTCGCACGCTGTTCTGGGAACGCATCCAGAATTGGGGCGACGGCGTGGCGCGGATGCGAAGCCTGGCCGCAACCATCGCCGATTAG